In the Nitrosopumilus cobalaminigenes genome, AAGTATGTTTCACCATTACCTACTAGTTTTCCAACATTTGGGACAATTGAATATCCTTCAGTTACCAAAATAGTACCATCCATCCAAGGATGAAGAAGACAATAGTAAGGATAATCACCGGTTTCTGTAAATGTATATGAAAAAGATTTTCCAGGACCAAATAAGTTACTATCAAAAATATCATCAGGTCCTTCAGAGACAATTCCAGAAGTTACTGTATGTGCAGCAGAATCAGCATTTTTCCAAATAATAGTATCACCAACTAGAATATCCACATTTCCTGTTGTGCTGCCATCTTTTTCACTTTGCCAGAAGAAGGGAGCATTTGGATTGGCAGCCCCCGTTGGAATATTTACATCATAGGTAGTTTGAGCAAATATTTCTGAGGATAATGGAATTGTAAGTAAAAATGCAATTGCCATGAAAAGAATCATTGTGAACATGCTAAAATTCAACTTCAATTAATTAAAAGGGTTTACAATGAACAGTGAAACGAACATTCTTGTTATTTATTAATTAGAAAAATACAGTTGTTTTATGAAAATGAGTGTAGGCATTGCAATTACAGGGATTGGCATGTTTGTTACAGGTTTGATAATGTTTTACTCTATTGAACTAGGTCAAACAGATCCAGTTCTAAGGTTTATTAAAAATACAGGCACATTTGGAGGCATTAGTGGAATGGGTGTCTTTCTAGCAGGAATTCTACTATACATAATTGGCAAAAATGAGCCACAAATGAAAGAACATGTAGATGTTTAAGCTTGGGATAAAATGTTCTTGTATTCATCTACTGCAATTACAAATTTGCAGCTCTTGCAAAATAGTACTTCCTTGTTTGTTAATGATTTGATTTCAGTTGGTATCATGCCACAATATACTGTATCAACATTACACTGAGGGCAACTAGCTGCAAGTTTTGTCATTCCAAATTCTTTTGTCAGTTGCATAGTATACAGTAAGTTTTTCTAATATATTAAAAATAAGTAGAATTCATACTAGTGGTAAATCAAGAACAAATTATAATACAACTTGAATTACACAATAAGAAATGACTGAAAAAATATGGCTTGGAGGAGTATACCTTAAAGAAGAAGGAGGTTATGAAATTATTTTAAAATCTCTGAATCATTACAAAAATAGATTAAAAACTCTAAACGACAGTCCAGAATTAAAAGAGTCAGCAGCAATGTTTGCATCAGTTTTGAATCAACAAGCAAGAAAAACAGTTCCAAAAATCAACGAAGTGATAAAAAAAATCATCGACAATCTTGAAAATAACAAAAATACTGATGAGATATTTGAAGAAAAGTCATTTTTAGAAAAGGCCCTATCATGTTATGAAGCAGACATTCACAAAGCTGAAGATACAGGTTATGAATATTTTGTAAAATTAGTAGGAGACATGTTACAAGCACGAAAAGATCTCAGTACAATCAAAATTGCATTAGATAAAATTAATAATTTTTCAGAGTGATTTTACAGACCTTGCAGATACCAATCAAAATAAGGCGTTAGTGCCTTGCATTGCTTCTTTTTCTCAACCTCATCAGGAGAATCTAAGATTTTCTGAATTTTTCCCTCCAGATATTCAGAAATTAATTCATTTTTAAAATGAGGTTTGATCTGATTTAGAATTTTAAATATTTTTTCAGATGATGAATTCTCAAAATCATCCAAAACAGATTTTATTTCATCTTGTAAAGTCATAATATATCATCATCATCCCACGTTAAACGAAATTTTCCAACTACCCTGAACATGTGAATTTTCCCTCCTTCTTTAAATCGAAGTTTGTAAGATTTGTGAGAAGTATCTTCAATTTCTAAACTTACATCATTTTTGATTGTTTGGAATACTATAGGATTATTGGAAATTTGATTCCATTCATCTTCTTCAAAATCCATGTAAAATTTGGTATACAGCAATCCCATGATTTTACTAAAAAGTAGCTGAATAAATAACTAGATAATTGTACATTTATCAAATAATTAAGGAGTTAAAGACATCATGTTATTCGCAATTGAAGGAAAGATAATCTCAAAGTCATGATCTTTTTTGATTATTTCAAATACTTGATAGATTAATTGTTGTATCATCAAATGTTCATCACGATAAAGGGTTTTTTTAGGATTTTTGATGGAATCTAAAAAAGTAAATCCATTATCTGTAAATATCAAATTTTGCAAAATAGAATTAGCAAGATTGATTTTTTCATCAATGTCTTTATGAGGATAATCAGTGTTTAATCGTTTAATTTGTAATTTTAAATCATGAAATGAATTGTTTGTTTTTTGCTCTATGCGGTGTTGAATTTTTTCATCATAGTTATTTTCAGGCAAATAGAATTTCATATTGCCTTGCTTTTTGACGAAAATAATTTCTTTATCCAATAAAGAATTTCGAGTCTTTTCAAAAGTTGTTTTTGCCATAAATTTTGGAACAATTTTTTTGAGCAGTGCATTATGGTGTAAGTTAGGGTTTTTTTTTATTATTTCAAAAACAATTCGTTCACGCCCATGTACTTCAGAGTTAGGCTGGATTTGACTCACCATATCTAGGTCAACCTATTTGTAATAGGTCAAGTATTAAGGGTTATCGGAAATAAATTTTCATCTATTCAGTATTAAAGAAGGGTAAATAATCAATATTCAAAATAAATGGGAATACGCCATAGTTACTATTCCCAACTAATATTCCATCATGTCTTGGTAGAGAAAGGTATGTTTGAGCAAGTCCAACTTCAGTTTCAGTAACAATATCAATTAGAACATTAGACACGTTTAATGAAATTTCATATTCATAAATGATGATATTTTTTAAAGACAAATCATGATCGTGAGTATAAATATCCAATAATTTTTCACTGAGAACTATCTCAACAGAACTATCACCTTCCTTGATAAATGAAGTTAATGCCGAAACAATTTCAGGGCTAATCGTAGTCAGAACAATACTTTTTATTTTTTTATCAGAAATTGTTTTAAATTCAGTTATTGCTTTTTCGTTGGATTTATACGAATTCAAAGAATCAATTACAATTATTCCATTCTCGCCCTCAATGAATATGCTAGAAGATTTATCAAAATCAATAATGGACCAAATGCCATCTGCAATTCGTTGAATTTTTGGAAAATCAGAATCATCAATCAAATTATTTTCAACAGGTAAAGTTTGTTCATCCTCAACAGGTAAAGTTTGTTCATCCTCAACAGGTAAAGTTTGTTCATCCTCAACAGGTAAAGTTTGTTCATCCTCAACAGGTAAAGTTTGTTCATCCTCAACAGGTAAAGTTTGTTCATCCTCAACAGGTAAAGTTTGTTCATCCTCAACAGGTAAAGTTTGTTCATCCTCAACAGGTAAAGTTTGTTCATCCTCAACAGGTAAAGTTTGTTCATCCTCAACAGAATCAGTTACTGTAAAAACATCACCAGGGTCAATCTCAAGAACATGGTCTTGTGGTTTTTCAGTTTCAACAATTTCAGCCATTCCTAATCGCTCCCAAGTTAGGGCTGTAAACATATTTGCACAAATCGTATCTCGATATGAAAATTGATATATCAAAACTTGGCCACCTCTACATTCAGAAGTATAATTTACTTCAGGTGATTTCACTGGTGGTGGAGGAGGGGCACCAGGATATTTTTCTTCATATGATGCAATATCAATTTCAGATTCATCCTTCTCAGTAGAAGTAGAATTTTGAACAATTTCAGCAATACCTAATTCTGCCCATCTTTCAGCAGTGGTTGGATCTACACAGATAAAATCAAGATATGTAGAGCGGTAAACTAGACTTTGATCATCTCTACATCCAGCCATAAGATCCTCCTGTGCCTCAGATTCCACAGAAGCATAAGAAAAAGAAACAAAGATAGAAGTAAATAAAATCACCATAATGGCCAAGAATGAGAAAGTCCTAGTCATCATATAGTGAAGTTAGTAGTCAATTTCGATATATCCATCTAGGTGTAATATTCTCACTCATACTGTTTTTTTGGTTTAGTCTATCAAAGATACAAAATAGACAATTTTTAAGAAAAATCTGAAATTGATCGTGCAAATTTTTGACATCTAAGAGAATTTTGGTTATTCATAACTGATTACTTGAAAAAAGATCAAAAAAGAAGTATTGGAATCATCTGAAATCATTTCAAAGCTTCAAGATAGTCTAGAAATGGATTATGGAGATCAAGGAAGAACTCTATACATTATTGAAAAATTAGAAAAAAATGCTCAATTACCAAAGTCAGATTTCCTATACATTGAAAGAATGATAGAATTATGCAAGCCTATTTTTGAAGAGCCAGTGAAGGAGGAAATTATTGAAAACATTCTATCTGAAGATCTGATAAAATGTTATCATTGTGATTTAGAAATAGGATTAACTGAAAAATCAATAAGAAAAAATGAATTTTGGTTTCATGAAAAATGCTTCAAAAAAATTCCAATAGTGCAAAATGAAATCAGAGAAAAACCTATCATAGTTCAAAAAGAACCCAGACCACAAATCAAAATTATACAAGAGAAAAGATCACATCCTCAAATGGTATTTTCTGGAGTATTACTAGCATCGCTAGTAGGTACAACATATTTGGCAGCTGGCGAGATTATTGCCACCATTGTAGGGGTTTGCGGAAGTGTTTTGTATGTAACGACTTTTAAAAATCAAATAATTCAAAATAAAAAACAAAACTCAAAGTTAATCAAAACAGGAATTCCAGGATTTGATTCAACATTATCTGAAGGTATCAAAAAGAACAGTTCTGTTCTAGTTTCAGGGCCACCAGGTAGTGGAAAAACCACATTTGGATTACAATTCATTTATTCGGGTGCAAAAGAGTTTGATGAACCAGGAGTATACATTTCATTATCACAAGGAATTAATGAAATCAAAAATGATTGCAAATCGTTTGGATGGGACATTGAAAATTTGATAGAGAAAGGGAAAATATTATTGATAGACTTGAGACCATTTAAAATCAAAGACGAAGTCGTAGGCAAAGATGATTCTCTGTATAGAGCAGAGCAAATACCATTCGAACATTTGAACAAATTCATCTTAAACAGCATTAAAAAAATCAAAGCTAAAAGGATAGTTGTTGATTCTATCTCCATTTTAGGAATGCAGTATTCTGATAAATTCCACATGAGACAAGGATTACAAGGAATGATTCAATCAGTAGAGAATTTTAATGTCACATCATTACTTGTTTCAGAAAATTCTGAGGGTAGCATACCACCTGAATCATTTGTAACCTCAGGAATCATCCAATTAGACAATCAAATTGTCAATAATCAGATGAAGAGAACCATACGAATTAAAAAATTACGAGGAGTAGAACATGATGAGAATGTGCACTCTTTAGATTTAGATAGCAATGGATTGTACGTTTATGAGAATTAAGATTCATTGTCAGACTCTGAAGATTCAGCCAGTTTCTTTCTGACAGCATCTGCAACTTCTTGTTTTAGCTTGTCTTCTTCTTCAACAAGTTCTTTTTTGAATTTTTTTTCCCAGTAATTTTTTACCATACCTAATGCTGATTCTGATCGCTTGGAAATAAGGGCATCGAAGATTCTGAGCCTAGGAAATTATCTTTAGAGGATCAGAGTTTGTAATTTCATTTATTGTAACATACATCTGAAATTGGCCCCCTTCAGTTTTGACTGAAAAATTATCAATTACTGAACAGTATTTTTTGTTGTGTTCAAAATCTGTCAAATCACTAGTTGCAAGTAATCCGTGAGATATCAGATATGAGATATTCTCAGACACAATACTTGGTTCAAGATTAGTTCGTGAGGCAATCTCCCAGATTGTGAGAGGATAGTCAAATGCAATGTCTAGGATTTGCTTTTTCACATCATCCTCAAAGGAAGTTAAAATTGCATTTTTGATTGATTCGTCTTTGATTTCTACGGTGTGTTCAGATTTTGATTGTAATGTACAAATTGCATCTAGTGTTTTTTTAATTATAGGAGTTCCATCATCACCTAAAACTTGTGCTGTAATTGATTGGAATTTTTCAAAATCTTTGATAGAGGATAATAAGGTCATATGGTATTTTTCAAACACTGAATCTTTGATTTTTGTTACATCATCATTGTCTACAAAATCGTAAAACTTTTTCTCAAAAGAAGTGGCTAGGAGAGTCTCCATTGAGGTCATGGATATATGGGCTCTCCTATTGGAAGTTTTGGTAAACGCGATAAATTTACCTGAAGTCGTATTTGACTTATTTTTGTAGATACGCTAAACTCAGCCTTTGAGATTATCTTGTCATATAGACGGACACGTTTTGTAGATTTAGTGTATCCAACTGGCAAAATAAAGCCATCTTGCAACAACTCATTGAACTTTCGATAAGCTGAAGATTGCGATGCACCACATTGATTTAACATCTCGTCTTTCGATATGGGGCTATCAATTAACAACAAGATATGGCGCTTTACTGGATCTGAATAAATTCCAATAATCTTTTCAGCTAGGTTGTGTTCGTGGAGTTCAATCCAAAGTGCATAATCATGATCTTTTAGAATCGTCAATGCGGCCTTTACAGTGGACTTTGGAAGCTTGTTTTCACAAGCAAGCATAGCTCGTTGTCCTGGCTCTAGATGATTATTTGCATTTCTTATTGTATCCATGCACAATAGTTGAGAGAACTGGTTTGGCATTACCATACAATAGGTGAAAATGATACTTAAGAAATGCTACATTTTCCTATTTATGAGAAAAAATTTTTCTTTTAAATAATTGAGTCATTTTAGGTACAAAAAGAGGGGAATTATCCCCGTCCGATTGCAGCATATTTTCCTTTTTTGCCTCTGATGAAAAGAGTTGCAGCAATCCCTCCAAATATTCCACCTGAGAGTAATGATGCACCTAAGACACCATCAGCAGCAAAATATGGAGTACCAGAACCTTTAGCACCATCTTTTGTAGCAATCTCTACTTTGTTTTTTGCAGTTTCCATCTCATTGTATAGTCCTTTTTCCAGAACATCATACTGTGCAAATGCTGGTTGTGATAATGTAACCATCATTGTTACAACAAACAGTCCTGAAAGGATTGTGTATTTTCGCATGAGGATGTAATGTAAAAATGATATAAAAAATGGAAAACGTTTTCCCAAAGAAAATAATTTCTTATTCTTGTTTTATAGAATAAGAGACAATTTATGGTATGAATAAGAAATATGTTACAATTAGTCTAATGTTGGTTCTAGTTTCATTTGTAGTACCAGCCCATGCAGTTCAATTAGATGTTGCAATCCCTAAAGGTTCTGAAGAATTTTCACCAGTATACACATTTACAAGAATTATATCAATTCAATATTCTGAAGACAGTAGACTAGCAGAACTATTTGGCGATGTACAGCAAAAAATATTATTTGATTTAGATTCTAAAAATGCTGCTGTTTTAATTGAGAAAATAAACTTACAATTAGCAGAAAAATCATTTGTTATAGTTGATGATGTATCAGGAGAATATTCGGCTACTATAACTCCACAGGTAAAATCAGTATCAATAGAATACAAGATTACAATACAGCCAACCATGAAAGGTCATTTCATTTCAGATAATGTACTGGATGCACAATGGAGAGGATTTGAGATATTAGATAAAGTTCCAATAGAGACAGAATATGGAATTATAGACATCAACTCTCCAATGGCAGCAGTTTCACAAATGCCTGAATTGAAACAGTATCTCTCAGACTCAGAGGCCATGCAGGTTCTAGAGTTGAGTATTCTAGACGCATCAGGGTTAGAACTGTCACTATCTAGTTGGGAATCGATGTTTGATCCTACAGGAAAGATGAGTGAGGCAGAAGAATATGGATTTTCAGGCACAGTTATCACAAATTATTCCATGGGAATCTGCACCGTATACCGCGGAGTTTGTCAAGACAGAGACATTTCTGTGTCATTTGAGAGAGATGGAGAAGAGTATTCCATTCGCTCAATAGAATCCCAGGATGATGGTACCATAGTCATTGATGGATATGTTCAAGAAAGCAGTGGAAGAACAGAGTCATTTCTTGTTACGGATGATAGGCCAGAAAATAGGCCACCAGAAGAAGGGCAAATTCCAATTTTGTATACAGCCTCTGGCGCAGGCATTGCAATTGCTGCAGGCTTTTTTGTCTGGAGTGACAAGAAATCAAAAAAGATCAGTACGGAGCAAACAGGTATTGACCCAAGTGATTTGTTTTCAGTAGCCATTGGCAGTGCTGCGGGAAGTTACCAAACTAATAGGGGTACTGCAGAACTGCGATAACTCACTGATGAATCGTCCATCGGGGTTAAATAGAAATTTTGAAAGACAAATTACCTAACACACCGTGAGATTTGATGAGTAATCATCAAATTTCATGAATTTGTATTCTAAAAAAATAAAAAAGAAAAATCAATCACACTATTTTGTTTGTGTGAAAGGAGTTACCCAGGTTTGGATAATGTTTTTGTTTAGTTCAGCAAATGCATTAACGTTGTCGTTAAATGTTTTGAAATTTTGAACAGTTGCTTCAAAGGCAGTTTTTACCATTTGATTATTAACTGTACTTGCTTGAACAAATTGCTTGTTGGTATCAACGATTGCAGTTTTTGCAGAGTCTGGAATTTCAGTGTTGATTCCTGCTTTCTTTGCAAATTCTTGTTGCATTGATACTGTAGCGTTAATTGTTTTTTGACAAGTTTTCATACATTCGTTTTGCAATTCTGTTGCAGATTGAAAATATTGTGGGGTTAGTTTTGTAACATTTTCAAAGTATTTCTGAACATTTTGCGTGTACATTGCAAATGCATCGTTGTTTTGAGATTGTGTACTCATAGTTTGAGGACTACATCACTGGTATATATACTATTGGTAATGAGTGGTAATGAGAGTCATTGAATGGTGTATAATGAGCAATTTTGGCGAGTATAGACGTGAAGAATGTTTGTTCAAATGCACAAACAGGTGTTTGTTCAAATGCACAAACAGGTGTTTGTTCAAATGCACAAACATTTCAGGAAATCAAGAAGGATATTATATCAAATTCTTAATTCAAAAATTGTTCAAAATGGATAAACGTGATGCAATGGTATTAGCAGGAATTTTTGTCGCCGGAGGAACGGTTGTAGGATTGGTAGTTCTCTTGTCAAATGGGTTGATCAAAAATCCATTCATCTAAGAGATTAAGTTTAATATTCTAAATTAAAGAACTGAATATCTATGAATTTTATTACAAAAAAAGTCCTAGAAATGCAATACAAGAAACTAGATGATTCTAAAAAGAGATTAAATCAACATTTAGAGAAAAGGGAATCTCTAGTTAATTCTGATTCTAAAAAAGAACTTGAAAAAATTGAAAAATATATTGAAATTTGGAAAAAGAATATTAAAAAAATAGAAAAAGAGATTAAGAAAATAGAAGACAAGGAATTAAATTCTGAATAATTGGATTTTGAGGCTTGTTGTTGAATGAAATTCTAACATTTATCATCACAACCAAAATCCTTTGTTTGGTTTGCCAGCATTAATTGTCCTAGTTCTAAATCAGTAAATCCTGCTTTTTTCTTTGCGCAATCAAGACAGTATCTTTCCTCAGGGGCTACAGGGTTTTCAATAAAATTCTCCTCACCCAACACACATACGTTACAATCTATGCCTGAGCAAGTAAATTGATCTAAATGATTCTCACAATTACAAGTCATTCATTGATTAGTTTTATTCCGAGGAATATAGTTTATTCTTTATCGATAAAAATAGAATGCCCCCCGTTTAGGCGCTAAAACAGACAGGTAATTAGAAATCCATTTCTAACTTTAAATCATCTGAAAATGAAAATATCTTATGAAAACTTGGAAGGCATTAGTGATTTCTTCAAGTGTAATTATTGTTGCGAGTTTATTATTTTTTTATATGGTAAATTTATTGATGTTTTCTGAATCCTTTTCAGAACCAGGTAGTAGAGACAGAGATAAAATTCTCATTGGCGCGATTGGATGTCTTTTTTTTATTTTTATTGGAGTTGTTTCTCTTTTGTCTACTTTTAGATTCAGGAAATTTTCTTCATAAGGTTCATCTTGAAATAGAATGCCTCCTTTCTAGGCAGGATTTTAGACGGTACTAGATGATTTTCATTTTTGGAACATTTAGGATCTTGTTATATTATTGAAGGTTCAATATACCCCATGGAAAAAAATTCAGAAGAATTTGAATCCTATGAAGAATATGATTGGACTTCGCAAGAAGACCACGATTAATTCATAGGATGACAGATTTCTGTTTTTATTTCGCATGACATTCTGGGGCTATGGGTTTGGTATCCCTAGCCTTTTTTCATTTTCAAAAAGAATATTTCCACTATGCTTAAGTTCACACAAAATCCAGATAATTATTGGGTTTTAAGAAAAGACGAAACAATCGTCATAACAACTACAATAGAAAAAAAGGAGGAGCACGTCCAAAGTTAGCAGTTATTGGTGCTATCTCTTTAGTAATTGGAATTTTACTAATCCACTATGTCGGAGTGCCAGAGTTGCGTGCAGATAGAATGTCCGATAACCCTGCATTGATTGCAGGTTTTGTAGGCGTTGTGGGAGGAGTTTTGATGTTATTGCTTAGTTTGAGTAAAAGAAATCAAGTTCGAGTGGGAAACGTAATAGATTCTGCAAGAGAGGCATTTAGAGATGATTGTATGTGTTGTAAATGCCAGAATTGTGACAGAAATCACAATCACTGGACACATGATTAATTCATTTCAAATTAGATTTTAGGATTCACAACCGATTCCATCATTGTCCCTATCAAATCCATGAGGGTCACTTCCAATTACTCGGAAATTAGAATATCCAATATCCCCACAGTTTAGGTCTGGAGGATATGGTGGGATGCAGACATCAGGATATGATGGGTCACATTTTGGTGCATCATCAGTTGGTGGATTATAGTTTGATTCTTTTATTGTATAACACAACCCATCAGACCAGAGATACGGATAGTCGTTGTGACAACCATTTGATAGATATTCAGGCGAATTGTAACAGAATCCATTAGACCAATAGTATGGCTTGTTTACAGGACAATCAGGTTCTACCGTACTATGGCAGTAACCATCAGACCAGAGATACGGATTATTTTTGTGACATCCATTTTCTAAATAATCAGAGTACGAATCAGATGAACTAGTTCCTAAAAGATCATCTAGTAAATCATTTAGTTTTGCATTTTCTGTTTTTAGATTTTTATTTTCAGATTCTAAATCTAAAATCCTAGTTTCTAGGTTGTTTACCTTTTTTTGTAAAATAGAATTATCCTGATTTGGCATGTCAACTTTTATGATATTTTGCTCAATTAGAAATGAGATAGATTCTCCAAAATCACTATCAGAAATATTCCCTTTTACCCAATAATCAGCCACTCCTTTAACCCATGCAGGAATCTCTGATTGAGATTGTGCAGAAATTGAGGTAATTGAAATGCTAGAAATTACAATGCCAAGTATTGCAAATAATAGTAATTTTCTCACAAATTATTCAAGACATACTGTAAATTAAGAATTTAAGAGAAAATCAGTTTTGGTTCTATGAAAAAAGAGTTCCAATATGCTTAAGTTCACACAAAATTTATCAAAATTATGACATTTTGTTCTTATTGCGGTCATGAATTAGAAGCATACTCTAACTATTGCTCAGAATGCGGAAAACAAGATAAATCAAAAAAGGAAATTCTCCATGATTTCAATATAGGACAACAATCAGTTGAAAAAATGTTTGAGAAAGGAAATCGTTGTGAAAAATGCAGACATTTGATAACTGGAAAATTTTGCAAGAATTGTGGTTGTAAAAATAGTTAGAATAATCTGCAATTACTATATGATTACTTTTGATCATACTCCGATAGAATACGATAATATCCCGAGTTAATGCGATTATACTCCGATATGACACAATTATGGTAATAATCGTGAGAGGCTCAGCTTTTGCTCGGGCACGATGGTTTTGCGATTATGGGTGGCTCAGCTTTTACTCAGGCACGATGGTTTTGCGATTATGGGTGGCTCAGCTTTTACTCAGGCACGATTATATGGAAAACAGGGCTCTATTGGAATTCTTTTTTCAACTCATCGTATTCTGCTTTTGTAATCTCGCCTTTTGCCAATCTAGTTTTTAGAATATTCAATGAATTGTTGTTTTGATCATTTTTGATTTTATCAGGATTCTCTTCAGTTACAGGGGGATTGGATTGTAAATCAGACATGTCTTCTTGAAATGTGTTTTTTGATTTTCTGCTTGCTACAATTGCGATAACTACAATTATTGGAATTACAAATAAAATCAAAACTAGCAATTCAGTAGTGCCAATCATATTGACATATTGCATCATTTCTCAAATTCCCCCTTTAACTCATCATACTCTGACTTTGTAATCTCACCTTTTGCTAGTCTACTTTTTAGAATTCCTAAATTACTTAGATCATCATCTTTAGGATTGACATATGCTTTAGCAGATTGTGATTGTTTTGGTCTGGAATGATATGCTTTTCTTTTTTCGCAAGTCGTATGATGATTATGCAGTTCTTTACCGTTTTCTGCTAAATAATTACAGTATACACATCGCTCATAATCACTACGTCCTTTGAAGTAATCTACTACATGTGGTCTCCACATGTAAAATAGAACTATTACATCTATCACGATATATCCAATTGCAAATACATTTCCTCCAAATAGTGTCATTAGTTGAATTATCAAATTAACTATTGCAAGAATGATTACAATTACTCTACCACCACTTCTTCCGCTGAACAATGCACCAGCAATTGTAAACTCGATTAATGCTGCAATAACTATTGCAGATGCAATCCAACCTGCAAATTGACCAATTCCACCAAGAAATGAATTACCCATCATACTATTTGCAATATATCCAACCCCAATTGCCAGAGCAAACAAGGTCAGCCCTTCAAGAATATACCAAACTCCTAGAAATGAAACGCCTAGAGGTCTACCCATTAGATATCCCTCTTTTGAGAAATCATAGAGTTTACACTAGAAATCTGAAACTCTGTCAAGTGAAGAAAA is a window encoding:
- a CDS encoding bacteriophage T4 gp5 trimerisation domain-containing protein, yielding MAGCRDDQSLVYRSTYLDFICVDPTTAERWAELGIAEIVQNSTSTEKDESEIDIASYEEKYPGAPPPPPVKSPEVNYTSECRGGQVLIYQFSYRDTICANMFTALTWERLGMAEIVETEKPQDHVLEIDPGDVFTVTDSVEDEQTLPVEDEQTLPVEDEQTLPVEDEQTLPVEDEQTLPVEDEQTLPVEDEQTLPVEDEQTLPVEDEQTLPVEDEQTLPVENNLIDDSDFPKIQRIADGIWSIIDFDKSSSIFIEGENGIIVIDSLNSYKSNEKAITEFKTISDKKIKSIVLTTISPEIVSALTSFIKEGDSSVEIVLSEKLLDIYTHDHDLSLKNIIIYEYEISLNVSNVLIDIVTETEVGLAQTYLSLPRHDGILVGNSNYGVFPFILNIDYLPFFNTE
- a CDS encoding zinc-ribbon domain-containing protein; its protein translation is MTFCSYCGHELEAYSNYCSECGKQDKSKKEILHDFNIGQQSVEKMFEKGNRCEKCRHLITGKFCKNCGCKNS
- a CDS encoding SHOCT domain-containing protein, with translation MGRPLGVSFLGVWYILEGLTLFALAIGVGYIANSMMGNSFLGGIGQFAGWIASAIVIAALIEFTIAGALFSGRSGGRVIVIILAIVNLIIQLMTLFGGNVFAIGYIVIDVIVLFYMWRPHVVDYFKGRSDYERCVYCNYLAENGKELHNHHTTCEKRKAYHSRPKQSQSAKAYVNPKDDDLSNLGILKSRLAKGEITKSEYDELKGEFEK
- a CDS encoding plastocyanin/azurin family copper-binding protein → MFTMILFMAIAFLLTIPLSSEIFAQTTYDVNIPTGAANPNAPFFWQSEKDGSTTGNVDILVGDTIIWKNADSAAHTVTSGIVSEGPDDIFDSNLFGPGKSFSYTFTETGDYPYYCLLHPWMDGTILVTEGYSIVPNVGKLVGNGETYFDVEYDFNRLLANPEINEDEKSISFEIIGDAQSDIHDLELRLHSELIDGNFVIWIDGEKISNFEQTKDGDLNILYVSLEPDSELLTIIGTSVVPEFGSLSMMILVTSIISMLILSQKSKIKF
- a CDS encoding SHOCT domain-containing protein, which encodes MMQYVNMIGTTELLVLILFVIPIIVVIAIVASRKSKNTFQEDMSDLQSNPPVTEENPDKIKNDQNNNSLNILKTRLAKGEITKAEYDELKKEFQ
- a CDS encoding RAD55 family ATPase — protein: MESSEIISKLQDSLEMDYGDQGRTLYIIEKLEKNAQLPKSDFLYIERMIELCKPIFEEPVKEEIIENILSEDLIKCYHCDLEIGLTEKSIRKNEFWFHEKCFKKIPIVQNEIREKPIIVQKEPRPQIKIIQEKRSHPQMVFSGVLLASLVGTTYLAAGEIIATIVGVCGSVLYVTTFKNQIIQNKKQNSKLIKTGIPGFDSTLSEGIKKNSSVLVSGPPGSGKTTFGLQFIYSGAKEFDEPGVYISLSQGINEIKNDCKSFGWDIENLIEKGKILLIDLRPFKIKDEVVGKDDSLYRAEQIPFEHLNKFILNSIKKIKAKRIVVDSISILGMQYSDKFHMRQGLQGMIQSVENFNVTSLLVSENSEGSIPPESFVTSGIIQLDNQIVNNQMKRTIRIKKLRGVEHDENVHSLDLDSNGLYVYEN